In the genome of Enterococcus sp. DIV2402, the window AGCCTTTTCCTTTGTTAATTGTAGTAGGAGGGGACGGCACACTTCATCAAGTAATTAATCAGTTGAAAATGATGGCGATTGAGCTTCCAATTGCGTATATTCCTGCTGGTTCAGGCAATGATTTTGCCCGTGGCATTGGTTTGTCAAGAGATGCAGAGCAAGCTTTTCAACGAATCATTCAAACGACTCAACCACGTGAAATTAATATTTTGACTTATGAAGAAGCTATTCAAGAACAAATGGGCATTAGTGTAAATAATGTGGGGATTGGCTTAGATGCGGCGATTGTTCACCGAACGAATCATTCTATTACAAAAGAAAATTTAAACAAATATAATCTCGGTTCACTTTCTTATATCGCCTCTGTTCTTCACGTATTATTTAAACAAAAGGGCTTTCCAATTTTAGTGGAAGCTAATGGACAGACCTATCAGTATGATAAAGCTTTTTTATGTACCATTACGAATCATCCCTATTTTGGTGGAGGTGTCCCAATTGCTCCTATGGCAGCGATTGAAAAAGCAACTTTAGATTTTGTTGTTATTGAACGAATTCCTTTATACAAAATTTTTTGGTTAATTTTCTTGTTGTTTCGGAAAAAACATCATCTATCCAAATATTACCACCATCTTTCTTGCACGAAATTACGAATTGTTTCACCAACACCGCAATTCTCACAAGCTGACGGCGAAGAATTAGGTAAAGGACCTTATGATATATCTTTGACGTTGACACAGCAACTTTTTTGGGCATAAATAAACGAACCGACTGAACTAGAATAGCAAGGCTATCTTTCGTTCAGTCGGTTCATCTTATTTATGTGATATTTAGTTCGTTCATTTGAAAATCATAAGGTGAAATACCTTCCATCCCAATCATCGGATCGATCTGTCCCGTGCGAACGATATCCTCAGTCAAATATTCCGGTAATGCTTCTTTTTCCTCTTCCACAAATAAAGACAAAGATGTCTGGTCTTCTTTTATAGTTTCAACTACAGGTTCAACAGCTACAATTTCTTCGACAAATGGCTCTTCATCCGCTTCTTCATATTGATTAATTCGTTGTCGCATCGTCGTTGATAAAGTATCAATTCCTAAAATGCGCTCTTTTAATGTCGTATAGCGTAAATTCGATTCATTTTCAACGCATTGTTGATACGCCGGTAATTCCCCTAATAAAATAAGCAGTTCTTTACTGCGAGTAATTGCCGTATACAATAAATTCCGCTGTAACATTCGCTGATATTGATGAACCATGGGTAAAATAACCATTTTGAATTCACTACCCTGTGATTTATGAATCGAACAACAATACGACAAGGTAATTTTATTCCATTCATTGCGTTTATACGTCACTTCATTGGCATCAAATTGGATCGTCAATTCGTCGACTTTATCTTCTGAATTTTTTGCATACGTAATTCCAACAATTTGCCCCATATCACCATTAAATACATTATCTTCTGGAGAATTAACTAGCTGCAATACCTTATCACCAATCCGATAGACCGTTTCATTCCAATGCACTTCTTTTTTCTTACCCTCAGGATTGGGATTAAAGATTTCTTGCATCATTTTATTTAGGGCATCAATTCCTGCGGCACCTCGATACATGGGCGCTAAGACTTGGATGTCTTGCGGGGTAAAACCACGATCTTTGGCACGTTGAACAATTTGAGCAATTAAAGGTTCAATTTTATACGCATCACAAGCAAAAAAAGAACGATCTTTTTGATTTTGAGTAAAATTTTGTGGGAGACGTCCAGTTTTAATTTCATGAGCTAAGGGAATAATACTGGAGCCATCCCCTTGACGATAAATCTCATTTAATTCTTGCTTGGGAATAGCGTCAATTTCTAATAAATCATGCAACACTTGTCCGGGACCAACCGATGGTAACTGGTCTTTATCACCTACAAAGATAACTTGCATATTGGTAGAAATTGATTTAAACAGGGTATTGGCTAACCAAGTATCCACCATAGACATTTCATCAACAATCAGCAACCCACCTTCTAATTCTTTCGGTGTCATCGCTGTTGCTTTTTCTCGCCCATTTAATCCTAACAAACGATGAATCGTCCCACTTGGCAGACCTGTTGTTTCGTTCATCCGTTTAGCCGCTCGACCAGTGGGTGCTGCTAGCAAAATGGGAAACGTCTCTTCGGTATATTTACTAGGTTCTAAATCCACCTCATTCAGTTCAGCAAACAATTGCACAATGCCATTGATAACGGTGGTTTTCCCTGTCCCTGGTCCTCCAGTCAAGATAAATAATGGCGAACGAATCGCTTGCTTGATGGCTTCTTCTTGAGAAGAGCCATACACAATCCCTAAGCGTTTTTCCAGCTTACGCAGTGCTTTTTCCACAGTTTTTTCTGGGTAATGGATTTCTTTTTTTCGTTGCAATAAACGCTGAATGGACGTAGCAATTCCCCATTCCGAGAAGAATAAACTGTTTTCGTATAAATTCGTACCTTCTTGCTGAATCTTCCCTTGATCCACCAATTGAATCACTACCTCAGCCACGCGTTCGGGATGAATTTCAATCGGTCGACTGGTTTCGAGTAATCGAATGGTTTGATCCAATAAATCTTGTGCCGGCACATAGGTATTGCCTGTTTGAATTGACTGTTGGAAAATTTGATGTAAAATGGCCGCACGAATTCGTTTTGGTGAAGTCGCTTCGATGCCTAATTGTTCAGCAATATTATCGGCTTTTTTAAACCCAATTCCTTCAATATCTTCTACTAAACGATACGGATTTTCTTCAATCATCTCAATGGCAGCATTTTTGTACGCTTGATAGATAGCAAAAGATAATTGGCTTCCAAAACCAAAACGATTTAAACCAACAATCACTTGATCCATTCCATAATTTAAACGAATGGTTTCTAACATCATTCGCCGTTTTTTCTCTGTCAATCCTGGGACTTGGGCTAACAGTTCTGGCTCTTCAATCATCCGATCAATTGCTTGATCACCTAATAATTCTACAATTCGCTCAGCAGTTTTTTTACCAATTCCAGGAAATTTTTCACTAGAAAGATACTGAATTAACCCATTTTCTGAAGTTGGTTGTTCTTTTTGATAAGTATCTGCTTTTAATTGCTCCCCGTATTTAGGATGTGCCACCATTTCACCAAAGAAACGATAACTCTCTTCTTCTTGAACTTCGCCAAAACTTCCAGTTACCACTATTTCTTTTTCACGATACACTGCATTGGTTTCTTCAATGCGAATGAGTAATACTTTAAAAAAATTACTTGGATTTTGAAAAAAAATAGCGGCAACCTTGCCGACAACATACGTTTTTTCTGGCAACATGGTTCCCGCTCCTTCCTTAAAAAATTACGCTAGAAAACTCACATCGTTCCACTGACACATTTGATAGGGACTTTGTTTGTTTTCTGTTTCTAAAATCGTTAAGCTATTGTTTAACAAACCACCCATTTCACGTAGTTCTGAAAGTTCTTTTCCGACTAAATGCTGTAAGGTAGCAGTAAATGACGCCCCATGACCAACAAACAATAGTGGTCCTTCGTGTAACGTCACTGCTTCAAAAATAACTTTTGATACTCGCTGTAGCATTGCTTCGGTCGTTTCTCCTTTAAAAGCAGAGGGATCATAGCGATCTAAATGATGACGTAAGTTTGTCAAATCTTCTCTATATTTCGCATACATTTCATCAATACTTTGCCCTTCTAATTCGCCATAGCCCATTTCACGCAAATCGTCGTTATAAATAATTTCCGTTGGATGCAACAATTCTCGTTGAATCCCTAGCGTTGTATCACGTGCCCGTTTTGATGGACTTGAATAGATGGCTTCAAAAGGAATTTCTTTGAGATGTTGCCCTAATAAGTAAATTTGTTCATAACTTGTTGGTAGCAATGGGGAATCCCCATTCATCCCTTGAAAACGGCGCGCTTGATTCCACTCTGTTTTACCATGTCGTGTAAAATAAAGTTTCATATTAAACTCCTAATCAATTTTATCGTTTTCGTAATGATGTGTTAATTCTAAATTCGGAAAATCTTGTTGACGTAACGCTTCATAAACAATTAAAGCAGCTGTATTAGATAAATTCAAAGAGCGAACATGCTCGTCGTTCATTGGAATACGCAGACATTTCTCCGGATTTTCACGCATAAATTCTTCAGGCAATCCCGTCGTCTCTTTCCCAAATAAGAAATAATGGTCGCGACCATCGGCAAAGTTCTCTTCGCTATACACTTTATTGGCAAATTTCGAGATTAAATGGACAGGCTGGTCACCTACACTCGCCATAAAATCTGCTAGACTCTTATGATACGTAATATTCACATCATGCCAATAATCTAAACCAGCACGTTTTAATTGTTTATCATCTGTGGAAAAGCCTAATGGTTCAATTAAATGTAATGGGGTATTGGTTGCTGCACAAGTACGAGCAATATTTCCAGTATTTGCTGGAATCTGTGGTTCAAATAAAACAATATGATTCACAAAAAATCCTCTTTTCTTTTTCAATAGTTCATCCATATTCTTATCAATGATAACGCAATTTTTTATTTTTTGCCATCTTCTTTTATTTTTCAAAAAAAAGCCTGAGAGATTTTTCTCCCAGACTTTTAATTAATTTGTTTTGTTTTTTCTACGTCTAATATAAACAATGACTCCTGCAACTATCAGTACTCCACCAATGATTGGCAAGTATGCTGAGAATTGTTCTCCAGTACGTGGTAAAAATGAATGCTTGCGATACGTAGTTGGATCAGTGGTACTTGTTCTCTTAGGCAAACGGAACGTACTCGTTCTACGATTGGTTGAGGAAGTTCTTGTCAAATTATTTCTGGCACGATTGCTTGTATTGGTATTTCGGGCAGCTTTTAGAGCAGCAATGTCGGCTTTTAATTTTTTGAAACTTTCAGCAATGTCATTCACTGTAGCTTTCGCATCTCCAAATATTGCTTGGGCTTCTTCTAAAGAATTTTGCAAGTTAGCCCATGTTTTCGTATCAAAATCACTTGCTTTTAGTTTAAGAGCTTTGTCAATTAAATCACCCAATGCTTCTTTATCGATAGCTGCAATTAAATCTTTTTGAGCGGTGGTTAACTCTTTCAAAGCCTTATCGATTTTTTGTTGTGTCGCATTTACATCAGCTGCTACTTTTTTTGCGGTAGCCAATTTTTCAGAAAAGACTTTCCAGGTTTCCTCGGTATAATGTTCTTCGACTAGTTTTTCCGCTTTTTTGATAGCTTCTGTGAGTTTTTGCTTTTCAGCTTTTGACGACGTGTCTTTATTCTCTAATTTTTTGATGGCTGTATTTAACGTTTCTGTTGCTTCATTGATTGCTGTTTGGGTCGCATTTTCATCAGTGGCAACTTTTTTTGCTTGCTTCAATGCATCCACAACAGTTGTCCATGTTTTTTCTGTATAGTCTTTTTTCACTAATTCTTCTGCTTGATTGATAGCCGTGACTAATTTTGTTTTATCTTGGGTTTTCAAGTTATTTTGAGCCTCTTGCAAATACTTAAGCGCCTGTTCAATTTCTTGTTTGGTCGCGTTCTCGTCAGTTAAAACAGTTGCTGCTTGGGTTAATTTTTCTTGAAAGGTTTGCCAAGAGCTGGCTTGGTAATTGTCTTTTTTTAACTTTTGCCCCTTCGTAACAGCTTGCTGTAGGGCTGCTTTGTCAGGTTTTCTTTCCAACGTATTTAACGCTTGATTCAAGTCGTTCGTTGCTTGATCGACTGTCGCCTGACTTTGTGCGTTTTCTACAGCATCTTGAGCAACACCTAACGCGTTCGTTACTATTGTCCAGCTAGCTTTTGTATAGTCAGTTTGTGACAAAGCAGTTGCTTTTTGAATAGCCTCTGTTAATGCTTGTGTATCCACTTCTTCAACTAATGCATAATAAGAAAAGTGAGTCGTTTCAAACGTATAATATGCTCCTTCGATAGAACCTTTGACTTCAGTCAATTTGTTCATTTTATCATCATAGGTATACACGTTCACTTTTTCTTGCTGATAATCTTTTGGAATAGGAAGCTGTACTTTAACGGTGCCATTTGGCTGCATGCTTTCCCCTAATTTATTTAAAAGTTGAATATCTACTAAAAGAAACTGTCCGTTTGTTGCTTCTTTGACGCGCTTGTAGATTTCTGTGTCTTCTTTCATTGTTTCAACTTTTAGGGTTGCTTCTTTTGTAAGGACACTGGTTGCGCCAGATACCCGAATGGTAGACTGTTGATCTGTTAATTCAATCACTGGGTCAGTTACGGTCACTTGAACAGTTTCAGTGATGCCATTTACGGTTGCAGTAATTGTGGTTGTTCCAGCTTTAATCCCTTCAACAAGACCATTCGTCACGCTAGCAACTTGTTCATTCGCAGATGTCCAAGAAATTTGTTGATTGTCTGCATCTTCTGGTGATACGGTAGCTTGAATTTGTTGCGTTTCATTGAGTCTAATAGTTAATGCATGCGTAGATAATTTTAATGCAGTGGGTGCGCTCGTTTTCTGTTCAACTAGCTCTTCAGTTGTAGTGTCGACTGCTGAAGTAGTGCCTTCCTCTGCTAGTGCTATGGAACCAGCGAATAATAAAGGCACGAATAATGTAAATAAGGACGCTTTAAATACTAATTGATAGGATAACTTTTTCATTGTATTCACTCCTCCATTTGAAAAGCTTTCATCTGTCTTAATTAAACACCATCTATCGGAATTTATCAAAAGATAACCAGTTTAAAAGTGCATAAAAAAAAAACGTACCAACTCGGTGTCCAGCACTGCGAGTTGTTACGTTAGTGAAGCTCTTTTCACTAACTTTTATCAGAACAGGATGCTGATAAAAACCAATGAAAAATGACTTGAAATTAATATATCATTCTTATCTGATGATTGCAAGGGATTAATCTAGAAAAATTCAAAAAAACTTCAATTTTTTTTGCTAACTAGAACATCTAAATCAATCGTAATTTTTGTCAATGGATTTTCTTGAACTTTTGCTTTTCTTTCTGGCGAAACACCCCACTCTAATGGCGACATTTCTAATAAAGATAGGCGATTTTTTTCGGGAATATCAAATACATACGAAACTTGTTGTTGCATCATTTCAGGATAAATTTGTCTAAATTTATCCACGACTTGTTGATTTGAATAACTTTGTTTTTGTTCATCTTCTGGATAAAAAGCTGCCCGTAACTCTTTTAAGTATCCACTACGCGGTACTACTTTGATAACTTGTCCAGCCTTTTTTAAAATGCGATTGAACTCTTGATAGTTAGAAGGCGAAAAAATATTTAAAATAGTTGAAAATGATTCATTGGCAAAAGGTAAATTTGTCAAATCAGCCACACACCAAAACAAGTTGGCAGGTTGACTCGTCGCCAAATAAATCCCCTCTTTCGAAATATCAAAACCTACACTTGGCCCTAGCGTAGTTTGATTGGCTAAGTTATTTAAAAAGCTTCCTTCCCCACATCCCACATCAAGAATTTGTTCATTTTCACAAAGTGGCGCTATTTTATCTAAGAGTGGTTGATACATCCCGCTTTGAATCATTGCGCCTCGATGGAAAAACATTTCATGGTCATATTCTGTTTTAATTTGGTGGTCTAAAAAATAGAGTGTTCCCTTTTTCGATAAATCAAAGCGATGATGATTCCTACAAATCAAACCTTTTTCCAAGGCAGACATTGCTTCATGACACAAGGGACATTGAAATAAAGGCGCATTTTCTTTTAAAAATAATGCACTGCGGTCAATTTTTTTTAACATCTTGATTCCTCATCTTTCCTTCATTACTTTAGCACATTCTTATGCTAAAATGCTAGATATACAAAAGGAAAAGAGGCAAAAAGATGTTAAGAGAGTTTTGTGCAGAAAATTATACGGATTTACCTCAAGCGATTGCGAAAGGTGCCAAACGAATTGAACTTTGCGATAATCTAGCAGTTGGTGGAACTACTCCAAGTACGGGTGTCATTGAAGAAGCCTTGAGTTATGCCGATGATAAAGGCGTGACTGTCATGACAATGATTCGTCCACGTGGTGGTGACTTTATCTATAATGATATCGAATTAAAAATCATGCACACTGATTTAATCGAAGCAAAAAAATTAGGTTCTGACGGCGTCGTATTTGGTTGTTTAACTCCTAATAATTGGTTGGATGAAGAAGCATTGGAAATGTTGATTGACAATGCTGAAGGCTTACAAATCACTTTTCATATGGCCTTTGATGCGATTCCTACAGAACGCCAATTTGAAGCAATTGATTGGTTAGCGGCACGTGGTGTGACACGTATTTTAACGCATGGTGGAGCCAGTGGCACGCCGATTGCTGAAAACTATGAACATTTAAAAGCCTTAATTGCTCATGCAGATAATCGGATTATTATTTTACCTGGTGGCGGCATCTCATTTGAAAATGCTCAAGAAGTAGTGGATACATTAGGTGTTACTGAAGTTCATGGCACAAAAATTGTCCCGTTCGACTAATTCAATTTTCAGCATACGTATTTATTAAGATATCCTTCCTTGTAACGATGCACGTTTTATCAAGGAGGATATCTTTTTATGGATTATAGCAAAAAAAGTGTGGAGAGAAGCCTTTCAGATTTCTCTCCACACTACTCATCAAGAGCTGCCAATTTTTTAATCGACTGTTGGATTTTTACGTTGCTGTTCCAACCATTCTTCGGTAATTGGTTCAATGTTCGTTTGGTTATCTTCTGCTGGTATTGCGACATACATAGTTGGTCTTTGGTTTTCAGTCGCCACTACAAAGGTAAATTCAACATTTGTAGCAACGCCCCATGCCCCGTTGCAATCCATCGCAATTAATGAGAAGGCACCTGCTTTTTCATTTCGTTTCGTCAAGCGTGCATCAAAGTCATAGACTGCTTGATTACATGCTTCTTGTGGTGTATATCCTGCTTTCATCAGACGAACAATTTCGTAGGACAAACAGCCTTTCATTAAATCCTCACCTAAACCAGTTGCCGCAGCACCACCAATTTCACTGTCCACATAAAAGCCAGAACCACTTAAAGGTGAATCACCCACACGACCTGGTTGTTTCAAAAACAAACCTGAACTAGACGTACCTGTCGCCATACTACCGCTAACATCAAGCCCCACCATACTGACGGTATCATGGCCATCGTAAGGGTTGAGTTGATTTTTTTGCACTTCTTTCAAACGTTTTTCCCACTCAGCTTTTGCACGATCTGTTAACATATTTTGAATATCAAAACCATTAAGAACTGCATAATCACGCGCACCTTCGCCAACTAAAAAACTATTAAAGCGTTCCTTACTCAACTGCTTCGCTACAGAGATAGGATTTTTCACATCCGATATTCCGGCAACGCCACCAATTTGATACGTGTCACCATCCATATAAGCAGCGTCCAATTGAACAGCCCCTTGAATGTTAGGTAGACCGCCATAACCAACCGATTTATAGACAGGATTGTCTTCGACTAAGCGCACCGCCGATTCAATAGCATCTCCGACTGTGACACCTTCTTTTAATAATTGACTCGCAACTGTCACTCCATCAAATGCCATTCGCCAAGTTGCAATAATTCCCCACATTGGACTTCCTCCTTAATGAAAATATGTTTTGACAATCGTTTCGATTTGTTTTTGATCTGCAAAGACTGTTGTCAATTTTTGCATCGCTGCAAATAATAGATACGACATATTCTCCCAAACGACTTGTGTATCTTGCGCTTCTGGTCGATCGCACCAAATAGCCAATGCTACACCAGGTAATTGCGGCGTAAGCTGTGTCATCACTTGTTGTTGTGCATACATTTCTGGCGTCCAACCATCCAAGATTTTGTCGTAGGTTGGATAGGAATAACCAGCATTTTCACCTAAAACATAATAGAAGTAATTATCATTAAAATTAATAATCGTATAGTCTTTTTCTAAGAAAGTGGCTACCGGAGCCATGTGTTGATTCCATTTTGTCCAATACGTAACTTCCACATTTGTTGCTAATTTTATTTG includes:
- a CDS encoding diacylglycerol/lipid kinase family protein gives rise to the protein MTFHYYLLVNPAAGGGNGKRISEQLVSLMNKHNYLFTTYLTQYPNHELEIVADLAINSLRPFESEDSNEPFPLLIVVGGDGTLHQVINQLKMMAIELPIAYIPAGSGNDFARGIGLSRDAEQAFQRIIQTTQPREINILTYEEAIQEQMGISVNNVGIGLDAAIVHRTNHSITKENLNKYNLGSLSYIASVLHVLFKQKGFPILVEANGQTYQYDKAFLCTITNHPYFGGGVPIAPMAAIEKATLDFVVIERIPLYKIFWLIFLLFRKKHHLSKYYHHLSCTKLRIVSPTPQFSQADGEELGKGPYDISLTLTQQLFWA
- a CDS encoding ATP-dependent RecD-like DNA helicase, with the translated sequence MLPEKTYVVGKVAAIFFQNPSNFFKVLLIRIEETNAVYREKEIVVTGSFGEVQEEESYRFFGEMVAHPKYGEQLKADTYQKEQPTSENGLIQYLSSEKFPGIGKKTAERIVELLGDQAIDRMIEEPELLAQVPGLTEKKRRMMLETIRLNYGMDQVIVGLNRFGFGSQLSFAIYQAYKNAAIEMIEENPYRLVEDIEGIGFKKADNIAEQLGIEATSPKRIRAAILHQIFQQSIQTGNTYVPAQDLLDQTIRLLETSRPIEIHPERVAEVVIQLVDQGKIQQEGTNLYENSLFFSEWGIATSIQRLLQRKKEIHYPEKTVEKALRKLEKRLGIVYGSSQEEAIKQAIRSPLFILTGGPGTGKTTVINGIVQLFAELNEVDLEPSKYTEETFPILLAAPTGRAAKRMNETTGLPSGTIHRLLGLNGREKATAMTPKELEGGLLIVDEMSMVDTWLANTLFKSISTNMQVIFVGDKDQLPSVGPGQVLHDLLEIDAIPKQELNEIYRQGDGSSIIPLAHEIKTGRLPQNFTQNQKDRSFFACDAYKIEPLIAQIVQRAKDRGFTPQDIQVLAPMYRGAAGIDALNKMMQEIFNPNPEGKKKEVHWNETVYRIGDKVLQLVNSPEDNVFNGDMGQIVGITYAKNSEDKVDELTIQFDANEVTYKRNEWNKITLSYCCSIHKSQGSEFKMVILPMVHQYQRMLQRNLLYTAITRSKELLILLGELPAYQQCVENESNLRYTTLKERILGIDTLSTTMRQRINQYEEADEEPFVEEIVAVEPVVETIKEDQTSLSLFVEEEKEALPEYLTEDIVRTGQIDPMIGMEGISPYDFQMNELNIT
- a CDS encoding histidine phosphatase family protein translates to MKLYFTRHGKTEWNQARRFQGMNGDSPLLPTSYEQIYLLGQHLKEIPFEAIYSSPSKRARDTTLGIQRELLHPTEIIYNDDLREMGYGELEGQSIDEMYAKYREDLTNLRHHLDRYDPSAFKGETTEAMLQRVSKVIFEAVTLHEGPLLFVGHGASFTATLQHLVGKELSELREMGGLLNNSLTILETENKQSPYQMCQWNDVSFLA
- the trmL gene encoding tRNA (uridine(34)/cytosine(34)/5-carboxymethylaminomethyluridine(34)-2'-O)-methyltransferase TrmL; translated protein: MNHIVLFEPQIPANTGNIARTCAATNTPLHLIEPLGFSTDDKQLKRAGLDYWHDVNITYHKSLADFMASVGDQPVHLISKFANKVYSEENFADGRDHYFLFGKETTGLPEEFMRENPEKCLRIPMNDEHVRSLNLSNTAALIVYEALRQQDFPNLELTHHYENDKID
- a CDS encoding Ig-like domain-containing protein — its product is MKKLSYQLVFKASLFTLFVPLLFAGSIALAEEGTTSAVDTTTEELVEQKTSAPTALKLSTHALTIRLNETQQIQATVSPEDADNQQISWTSANEQVASVTNGLVEGIKAGTTTITATVNGITETVQVTVTDPVIELTDQQSTIRVSGATSVLTKEATLKVETMKEDTEIYKRVKEATNGQFLLVDIQLLNKLGESMQPNGTVKVQLPIPKDYQQEKVNVYTYDDKMNKLTEVKGSIEGAYYTFETTHFSYYALVEEVDTQALTEAIQKATALSQTDYTKASWTIVTNALGVAQDAVENAQSQATVDQATNDLNQALNTLERKPDKAALQQAVTKGQKLKKDNYQASSWQTFQEKLTQAATVLTDENATKQEIEQALKYLQEAQNNLKTQDKTKLVTAINQAEELVKKDYTEKTWTTVVDALKQAKKVATDENATQTAINEATETLNTAIKKLENKDTSSKAEKQKLTEAIKKAEKLVEEHYTEETWKVFSEKLATAKKVAADVNATQQKIDKALKELTTAQKDLIAAIDKEALGDLIDKALKLKASDFDTKTWANLQNSLEEAQAIFGDAKATVNDIAESFKKLKADIAALKAARNTNTSNRARNNLTRTSSTNRRTSTFRLPKRTSTTDPTTYRKHSFLPRTGEQFSAYLPIIGGVLIVAGVIVYIRRRKNKTN
- a CDS encoding methyltransferase domain-containing protein; translated protein: MLKKIDRSALFLKENAPLFQCPLCHEAMSALEKGLICRNHHRFDLSKKGTLYFLDHQIKTEYDHEMFFHRGAMIQSGMYQPLLDKIAPLCENEQILDVGCGEGSFLNNLANQTTLGPSVGFDISKEGIYLATSQPANLFWCVADLTNLPFANESFSTILNIFSPSNYQEFNRILKKAGQVIKVVPRSGYLKELRAAFYPEDEQKQSYSNQQVVDKFRQIYPEMMQQQVSYVFDIPEKNRLSLLEMSPLEWGVSPERKAKVQENPLTKITIDLDVLVSKKN
- a CDS encoding copper homeostasis protein CutC translates to MLREFCAENYTDLPQAIAKGAKRIELCDNLAVGGTTPSTGVIEEALSYADDKGVTVMTMIRPRGGDFIYNDIELKIMHTDLIEAKKLGSDGVVFGCLTPNNWLDEEALEMLIDNAEGLQITFHMAFDAIPTERQFEAIDWLAARGVTRILTHGGASGTPIAENYEHLKALIAHADNRIIILPGGGISFENAQEVVDTLGVTEVHGTKIVPFD
- a CDS encoding N(4)-(beta-N-acetylglucosaminyl)-L-asparaginase; its protein translation is MWGIIATWRMAFDGVTVASQLLKEGVTVGDAIESAVRLVEDNPVYKSVGYGGLPNIQGAVQLDAAYMDGDTYQIGGVAGISDVKNPISVAKQLSKERFNSFLVGEGARDYAVLNGFDIQNMLTDRAKAEWEKRLKEVQKNQLNPYDGHDTVSMVGLDVSGSMATGTSSSGLFLKQPGRVGDSPLSGSGFYVDSEIGGAAATGLGEDLMKGCLSYEIVRLMKAGYTPQEACNQAVYDFDARLTKRNEKAGAFSLIAMDCNGAWGVATNVEFTFVVATENQRPTMYVAIPAEDNQTNIEPITEEWLEQQRKNPTVD